In one Geoglobus acetivorans genomic region, the following are encoded:
- a CDS encoding DEAD/DEAH box helicase has translation MEYISHPMIKPKTVERRGYQLSLAASALLKNTLIVLPTGLGKTVVALLVIASRLLNEDGKILFLAPTKPLVEQHAKFLKATLKIDENSIVSVSGEMLPEKRPDIYKISKIVVSTPQVIENDIIAGRLNLEDFVLAIFDEAHRAVGNYSYVFIAKEFRNRSRKPLILAITASPGSDSERVREVIRNLYIENLEIKTEYDPDVRPYVSEKDIEWIRVNIPPEMDSVRKSFERALELRYRRFERLGLEIDLKGLTKKEILGLQEALQTQAGESGEQVYFEALSILAEIMKIQHAIELIETQGLEALKKYLKRLFREAKGRGSRASKSLFEDPVFRDAMIKAMKINIEHPKVKKLLEILKKQLDSNSESRIIVFTNFRDTADKITEILKEKGFRAEKFIGQANREDDRGMSQKRQIEVLDSFRAGEINVLVSTSVGEEGLDIPATDLVIFYEAVPSEIRAIQRKGRTGRGREGRIAVLITRGTRDEAYYWASVRKEKMMYDMLYRIKDELAERKSEESLARYIDYEEDQKVIIFADSREMRSSVVKKLRERGAKIEIKSLEVADYVLSERVAVERKTAEDFVNSLIGKERLFSQLINLKKSYQRPLLIIEGENLYGRRMVSPAAIRGAIATITVDFGIPVIFTKNEDETAEFLTAIAKREQEIKKREITLHSDKTKRSLKEELEYVVSAIPDVGPVIAKNLLSHFKTLRNLANADVEELKKVPKVGDKTAEKIWSFFNAEYYAEE, from the coding sequence ATGGAATACATCTCACACCCAATGATAAAACCAAAGACAGTTGAAAGGAGGGGATATCAGCTTTCTCTTGCTGCATCAGCTCTTCTCAAAAACACGCTGATCGTGCTCCCCACCGGACTCGGCAAAACAGTAGTGGCGCTGCTTGTAATAGCTTCAAGGCTGCTGAACGAGGATGGTAAAATCCTCTTTCTCGCACCAACAAAACCGCTGGTTGAGCAGCATGCCAAATTTCTGAAAGCGACCCTGAAAATAGATGAGAACAGCATCGTCTCAGTCAGCGGTGAGATGCTTCCCGAAAAAAGACCGGATATTTATAAAATTTCAAAAATCGTCGTATCCACACCTCAGGTCATTGAAAACGATATCATAGCTGGAAGACTGAACCTCGAGGATTTCGTGCTTGCGATATTTGACGAGGCTCATCGTGCGGTTGGGAACTACTCCTACGTCTTCATAGCAAAGGAGTTCAGGAACAGATCAAGAAAACCACTCATACTTGCAATCACCGCTTCACCCGGTAGCGATTCCGAAAGAGTCAGAGAAGTCATCAGAAACCTGTACATTGAAAATCTCGAGATAAAAACCGAATACGACCCGGACGTGAGGCCCTACGTTTCCGAAAAAGACATTGAGTGGATCAGGGTGAACATACCTCCCGAGATGGACAGTGTGAGAAAGAGTTTTGAAAGGGCGCTTGAACTGAGATACAGAAGGTTCGAGCGTCTCGGGCTTGAAATAGATCTGAAGGGACTTACCAAAAAAGAGATACTCGGTTTGCAGGAAGCTCTTCAAACCCAGGCAGGAGAGAGCGGAGAGCAGGTTTATTTTGAGGCACTGTCGATTCTCGCCGAGATAATGAAAATACAGCACGCCATTGAGCTGATTGAGACTCAGGGGCTTGAAGCTCTGAAAAAGTATCTGAAAAGACTGTTCAGGGAGGCAAAGGGCAGAGGAAGCAGAGCCTCCAAATCACTTTTCGAGGACCCTGTCTTCAGAGATGCTATGATCAAAGCCATGAAAATAAACATCGAGCATCCAAAGGTGAAAAAACTGCTTGAAATTCTGAAAAAACAGCTTGATAGCAATTCCGAATCCAGAATTATCGTCTTCACCAACTTCAGAGATACTGCAGACAAAATTACAGAGATCCTGAAGGAAAAAGGATTTCGGGCAGAAAAATTCATAGGCCAGGCCAACAGAGAGGACGACAGAGGAATGAGTCAGAAAAGACAGATCGAAGTTCTGGACTCTTTCAGAGCAGGTGAAATCAATGTTCTGGTATCAACCAGCGTTGGAGAGGAGGGGCTTGACATACCTGCCACAGACCTCGTCATTTTCTACGAGGCCGTTCCTTCAGAGATAAGAGCGATACAGAGAAAGGGCAGAACGGGCAGAGGAAGAGAGGGAAGAATTGCAGTTCTCATAACCAGGGGGACGAGAGATGAAGCGTATTACTGGGCGAGCGTTAGAAAGGAGAAAATGATGTATGACATGCTTTACAGAATAAAAGACGAGCTCGCAGAGAGAAAGAGCGAGGAGAGCTTAGCAAGGTACATTGATTATGAGGAAGATCAGAAAGTAATCATATTTGCAGACAGCAGGGAGATGAGATCCTCAGTCGTTAAGAAACTGAGAGAAAGGGGAGCAAAAATCGAAATAAAGAGCCTGGAAGTTGCTGATTACGTTCTGAGTGAGAGAGTTGCGGTTGAGAGAAAAACTGCAGAAGATTTTGTGAACAGCCTGATTGGAAAGGAAAGGCTGTTTTCCCAGCTGATAAACCTCAAAAAAAGTTATCAGAGGCCACTTCTGATTATAGAAGGTGAGAACCTCTACGGAAGAAGAATGGTCAGTCCCGCTGCGATAAGGGGGGCAATAGCGACCATAACGGTTGATTTTGGCATTCCGGTGATTTTTACAAAAAACGAGGACGAAACTGCTGAGTTTTTAACTGCAATTGCAAAAAGAGAGCAGGAAATTAAGAAAAGAGAGATCACCCTGCATTCGGATAAAACCAAAAGGAGTCTGAAAGAGGAGCTTGAATACGTGGTCTCAGCCATCCCGGATGTCGGGCCAGTGATTGCAAAAAATCTGCTCAGCCACTTCAAGACTTTGAGGAATCTGGCCAACGCAGATGTGGAGGAGCTGAAAAAAGTACCGAAGGTGGGAGATAAGACGGCTGAAAAAATCTGGAGTTTCTTCAATGCAGAATACTATGCAGAAGAGTGA
- a CDS encoding TatD family hydrolase, which yields MIITDNHMHLYNHLRLKALKQFRQVGGTHVLLVSLLSHHYGILPSKGEDFRQIFEEHVRLVEKANEIVRAYAVLSVHPAEITILSKRWGVDRAAEIMKEALEIAGEYVSEGKAIAIKSGRPHYEVSEYVWKTSNEVLQHAFEVAKDVGCVVQLHTESYTREGMEEIAKLADGAGLSRERVVKHFSPARIDEFRELGFFPSVIAMGDNVLKAAQQGDRFVVETDYIDDRDRPGSVLGPKTVPRKIRELLQKGFDEDFVMKICKDNVERIYGIEMEI from the coding sequence ATGATAATCACCGACAACCACATGCACCTGTACAACCACCTAAGACTCAAGGCTCTGAAGCAGTTCAGACAGGTTGGCGGGACTCATGTCCTCCTTGTTTCTCTCCTCAGTCACCATTACGGCATTCTCCCATCGAAAGGAGAGGATTTCAGACAGATCTTTGAAGAGCACGTAAGACTGGTCGAAAAAGCAAATGAAATCGTCAGGGCCTATGCTGTCCTTTCAGTCCACCCTGCAGAGATAACAATCCTCTCAAAGAGGTGGGGGGTGGACAGAGCGGCTGAGATAATGAAGGAAGCTCTTGAGATAGCGGGCGAATACGTCAGTGAGGGAAAAGCCATTGCAATTAAATCGGGCCGTCCACACTACGAGGTGAGCGAGTACGTATGGAAAACGAGCAATGAGGTTCTGCAGCACGCATTTGAGGTTGCGAAAGATGTCGGGTGCGTGGTTCAGCTGCACACCGAAAGCTACACGAGAGAGGGCATGGAGGAAATCGCAAAGCTTGCAGACGGGGCTGGTCTCAGCAGAGAGAGGGTCGTGAAGCACTTTTCTCCGGCAAGAATAGACGAATTCAGGGAACTCGGATTTTTTCCATCTGTGATCGCCATGGGAGACAATGTCCTGAAAGCGGCTCAGCAGGGCGACAGGTTTGTTGTAGAGACAGACTACATAGACGATAGAGACAGGCCCGGAAGCGTCCTCGGTCCAAAAACCGTACCAAGAAAGATCAGAGAACTCCTGCAAAAGGGTTTTGATGAAGATTTCGTGATGAAAATCTGCAAGGACAACGTTGAGAGAATTTACGGAATCGAAATGGAAATCTGA
- a CDS encoding DUF7490 domain-containing protein: MKTLHFTIAVTLLAIISAIIAALPMEDEKSSYAYITDVETRAGNINSTHAELIFSVKMTKSKDIEGLYLRIKFFDASTNLLLNEFSRKIPEKTEEYHSENLTCTIAKNHDYRVKISLEKDGRIYSTREISIFGLSTIPPDDEKLEIVIKGADFTVTGKSDDRVNITATYYIESIETYEKVRFRIKAVQLESNLLADEFWAERKVESGKTNLIKFNLTLPDKYNYRIVLEVWSKNYVTGKRENVVKLNPETFKEGSSKEDTFRVEDFIREQELRRPVPTPPPYMPRAAPGFELVTAIVSGGAVLWLRKRIMGD; encoded by the coding sequence ATGAAAACACTTCATTTCACAATTGCTGTGACCCTCCTTGCCATCATTTCAGCAATCATAGCTGCCCTCCCGATGGAAGACGAAAAATCATCATACGCATACATAACAGACGTAGAAACCAGGGCAGGGAACATCAACTCAACCCATGCAGAACTGATTTTTTCCGTAAAAATGACAAAATCAAAGGACATTGAGGGGCTGTATTTAAGAATAAAGTTCTTTGACGCCTCAACCAACCTACTCCTCAATGAATTTTCCAGAAAAATACCCGAAAAAACAGAAGAGTATCATTCAGAGAACCTGACATGCACCATCGCAAAGAATCACGACTACAGGGTAAAAATCAGCCTTGAAAAGGATGGACGAATCTATTCGACCCGTGAAATCAGCATATTCGGGCTGTCCACAATACCACCGGACGACGAAAAACTGGAGATTGTGATAAAGGGTGCTGACTTCACGGTTACCGGGAAGTCAGATGACAGAGTGAACATAACAGCGACATATTACATTGAAAGCATTGAGACCTACGAAAAGGTCAGATTCAGGATCAAGGCAGTGCAGCTCGAATCAAACCTCCTTGCAGATGAGTTCTGGGCCGAGAGAAAAGTGGAATCCGGGAAGACCAACCTCATCAAATTCAACCTCACATTACCTGACAAATACAACTACAGGATTGTTCTCGAAGTGTGGAGCAAAAATTACGTCACGGGGAAAAGAGAAAACGTTGTGAAGCTCAATCCTGAAACTTTCAAGGAGGGAAGTTCGAAAGAAGATACATTCAGGGTGGAGGATTTCATTAGGGAGCAGGAACTGAGAAGACCTGTTCCAACCCCCCCACCATACATGCCCAGAGCGGCTCCGGGTTTTGAGCTGGTAACCGCGATTGTATCGGGAGGTGCAGTCCTATGGCTGAGGAAAAGGATTATGGGAGACTGA
- a CDS encoding FTR1 family iron permease, producing MMGQFVITLREGFEAVLLVAILVAYLRRSGRAGEIKFAYYGALGAIVAGAIIAVGVLKIYGGLQGDGKELFEGLASYLAVAVLTYMIIWMTGKDVKRDIEYRAEKKFAWGIALIAFIFVVREVIETVLFLTPFAAQNSVETVTGAVLGITASLALSIAILRFEYRLSLRKFFFVTGVLLAFIASGLLGYGTHELIEVAEESGYESWLFEKAYDLGIDASNLLHHKGAVGSIFAVLFGYSASMEYLRVFLQFGYLGLTLLLITRKFRTSSMRNQT from the coding sequence ATGATGGGACAGTTCGTGATCACACTAAGAGAAGGATTTGAGGCCGTGCTGCTTGTGGCAATACTCGTGGCATACCTGAGGAGGAGCGGCAGAGCGGGCGAGATAAAATTTGCCTACTACGGAGCTTTGGGGGCGATTGTAGCGGGAGCGATCATTGCAGTTGGAGTTCTAAAGATATACGGAGGTCTGCAGGGAGATGGCAAAGAGCTTTTCGAGGGTCTCGCATCGTACCTTGCGGTTGCCGTGCTCACGTACATGATCATCTGGATGACCGGTAAGGACGTGAAAAGAGATATAGAGTACAGGGCTGAAAAGAAGTTTGCGTGGGGAATAGCTCTGATCGCTTTTATATTCGTGGTAAGAGAGGTTATTGAAACAGTGCTGTTTCTGACTCCATTTGCCGCACAGAATTCAGTCGAAACTGTTACCGGCGCAGTTCTCGGAATAACGGCTTCACTCGCACTCAGCATCGCAATACTCCGGTTCGAGTACAGGCTGAGCCTTAGAAAGTTCTTCTTCGTTACAGGTGTGCTTCTTGCATTCATAGCCTCCGGACTGCTCGGCTACGGCACCCATGAGCTGATAGAGGTCGCAGAGGAGAGCGGGTATGAGTCGTGGCTCTTCGAAAAGGCCTACGATCTCGGTATCGATGCTTCAAATCTGCTCCACCACAAGGGCGCTGTGGGAAGCATATTTGCAGTGCTGTTCGGATACTCCGCAAGCATGGAATACCTGAGAGTCTTCCTCCAGTTCGGATACCTGGGACTGACTCTGCTCCTGATCACCCGGAAATTCAGAACTTCCAGCATGCGAAATCAAACATGA
- a CDS encoding phosphoglycolate phosphatase: MEIKGVAIDIDGTITDRKRRLNCRAVEALRKLKIPVVLATGNISCFARTAAKLIGVSDIVICENGGVVRFEYDGEDTVLGNKEKCYRALEVLREKYDVVLLDDVYRKSEVCLRRTFPKDEAEKLIARMGVKLLDSGFAYHIADAEVSKGKALRFIADRLGIGVEDFLAIGDSENDIDLLEAAGVGVAVANADLRLKEIADVVTSRPNGDGVVEALEFLGLI, encoded by the coding sequence ATGGAGATAAAGGGCGTTGCCATAGACATTGATGGTACCATAACAGACAGAAAGAGAAGGCTCAACTGCCGGGCTGTTGAAGCTCTGAGGAAGCTTAAAATCCCTGTTGTGCTTGCAACCGGAAATATTTCCTGTTTTGCACGAACCGCCGCAAAGCTAATCGGGGTTTCAGACATAGTAATCTGTGAAAACGGAGGCGTTGTGAGGTTTGAGTATGATGGAGAGGACACTGTGCTCGGTAACAAGGAGAAATGCTACAGGGCTCTTGAAGTTCTGAGGGAAAAATATGATGTCGTGCTTCTTGATGATGTTTATCGAAAATCTGAGGTCTGTTTGAGGCGAACGTTCCCGAAAGATGAGGCTGAAAAACTCATTGCCAGAATGGGGGTGAAATTACTCGATTCAGGCTTCGCCTACCATATTGCAGATGCTGAGGTGAGCAAGGGTAAAGCTCTCAGGTTCATAGCAGACAGGCTTGGCATTGGTGTGGAAGATTTCCTCGCCATAGGAGATTCCGAGAACGACATTGATCTGCTTGAAGCAGCGGGAGTTGGTGTTGCTGTGGCGAATGCGGACCTGAGGCTGAAGGAAATTGCAGACGTTGTAACCTCCCGGCCCAACGGAGACGGGGTTGTTGAGGCACTCGAGTTCCTGGGACTGATATGA
- a CDS encoding DUF2193 family protein — protein sequence MIEEVAESALRLQNEAVKAIDTHRFDKFRFEHAEGFVTAVREMKALDNQSDSAFQLYRSSLIIHFETLTALTDSIKPFESAFLEWMQTPVAFERLKELDSSFRESVETLAKTVDESDEIIGIEAMRLANGFYGVTSAKDFAAIPGSTLSVLAKIAEWAGIDREHAKTILASKSWGLLTSYVFGDTFLMVLKETGNIQKALDAEKNAMKRMLLSPVEMQIAIMKSFGFESFDPAKYYDIYVKKFTPYIDRAFDEGVHPANIAVLPTHVGDVGHHIGWQYYSICRDEMNMEILRTHYRLLETNIRNAIDGGHVKSIFDLSTLFTGVSAGFIYRLLSDEGFTANMLTRLFSERFYHSVMGNQFERYIVRELHVNDFLDFATRGEKIGRNGWKIRNYRIDFSPVEESDLLNSGELYAFPLCNSATRFASLMKFIDMPCLLAPEPPSITVMVNAIAINPERAFAPVNLCKGCATAEIQPARCMLCKARDVI from the coding sequence ATGATTGAGGAGGTTGCAGAAAGCGCTTTAAGGCTCCAGAATGAAGCGGTAAAAGCCATCGACACACACAGATTTGACAAATTCAGATTTGAACATGCAGAAGGTTTTGTGACTGCCGTTAGAGAGATGAAAGCCCTCGACAATCAGAGCGATTCAGCATTCCAGCTTTACAGAAGTTCACTCATCATTCACTTCGAGACACTCACTGCCCTCACAGACTCCATAAAGCCCTTCGAGTCGGCATTTCTCGAATGGATGCAGACCCCAGTTGCTTTCGAGAGGCTCAAAGAACTGGACAGCTCATTCAGAGAGAGTGTTGAGACTCTTGCAAAAACTGTCGATGAAAGTGATGAAATCATAGGAATAGAGGCCATGAGACTGGCAAACGGATTCTATGGCGTTACATCTGCGAAAGATTTCGCCGCAATCCCCGGTTCAACCCTGAGTGTTCTTGCGAAAATTGCTGAATGGGCGGGGATTGACAGAGAGCATGCAAAAACGATTCTGGCAAGCAAATCATGGGGGTTGCTAACATCATACGTGTTCGGAGACACATTCCTGATGGTTCTGAAAGAGACTGGAAACATCCAGAAGGCTCTTGATGCTGAAAAGAACGCGATGAAAAGGATGCTTTTGAGTCCGGTGGAGATGCAGATCGCCATAATGAAATCGTTCGGTTTTGAGTCATTTGATCCCGCAAAATATTACGATATCTACGTCAAAAAATTCACCCCGTACATAGACCGGGCTTTTGATGAGGGTGTTCATCCCGCAAACATTGCAGTCCTGCCAACCCACGTTGGTGATGTTGGCCACCACATAGGGTGGCAGTATTACAGCATCTGCAGGGATGAGATGAACATGGAAATTCTCAGGACTCACTACAGGCTGCTTGAAACGAATATACGGAACGCAATTGATGGTGGACATGTAAAGAGCATATTCGACCTCTCGACTCTCTTCACCGGTGTTTCAGCCGGATTCATATACAGACTGCTCAGCGATGAGGGATTCACGGCAAACATGCTCACAAGGCTGTTCAGTGAAAGGTTTTACCACAGCGTAATGGGGAACCAGTTTGAGCGATACATAGTGAGGGAGCTTCACGTGAATGATTTCCTTGACTTCGCCACAAGAGGAGAAAAAATCGGAAGAAACGGATGGAAGATCAGGAACTACAGAATAGACTTCTCTCCGGTTGAAGAGTCTGACCTGCTCAATTCCGGAGAGCTGTACGCATTTCCTTTATGCAACAGCGCAACCCGGTTTGCCTCACTCATGAAATTCATCGACATGCCCTGTCTTCTCGCTCCAGAGCCTCCAAGCATAACCGTGATGGTCAATGCAATAGCAATTAACCCTGAAAGAGCGTTCGCCCCGGTTAACCTGTGCAAGGGTTGCGCCACTGCAGAAATCCAGCCTGCAAGGTGCATGCTCTGCAAGGCCAGGGACGTGATCTGA
- a CDS encoding tetrahydromethanopterin S-methyltransferase subunit H family protein: MSWLDFSRVVLIGSIFYSRHKIVENHDKGIFDKNRAEELILKQEELSDHYQIEGILDVVAETRDAIVKYIDFVASVTERPFILDGYLEARLEGLKFVKETGLSDRVIYNSINPINTREELEAIKDAGIKHAIIFDYDPSYTSPSRRILLLSGDGRKESLIQRAKQLGIKNMMIDVVPTDIKSLGEVIETLLLVKSTYPYPAGCGPANVSYYMADYLKEELDTGILVSSVDSAAQLFSDFLLYGPIERAEIAFQSAYIVEEIKEGLSMKLHEFLGGSHD; encoded by the coding sequence ATGTCCTGGCTCGACTTCAGCAGGGTTGTGCTTATTGGCAGCATATTCTACTCGCGCCACAAGATTGTTGAGAACCACGATAAGGGAATTTTCGACAAGAATAGAGCCGAAGAACTGATTTTAAAGCAGGAAGAGCTCTCGGACCACTATCAAATTGAGGGCATACTTGATGTTGTCGCCGAGACGAGGGACGCGATAGTGAAGTACATAGATTTCGTGGCAAGCGTTACAGAAAGGCCATTCATCCTCGATGGATACCTGGAGGCAAGACTTGAGGGATTGAAATTTGTGAAAGAGACTGGTCTTTCAGACCGAGTTATATACAACTCAATCAACCCGATAAACACCAGAGAAGAACTTGAGGCAATAAAGGATGCCGGAATAAAACACGCCATTATCTTCGACTACGATCCATCATACACTTCCCCGAGCAGAAGAATACTCCTCCTCTCCGGAGACGGAAGGAAGGAAAGTCTGATTCAGAGAGCCAAACAGCTCGGAATAAAGAACATGATGATTGATGTTGTGCCAACAGACATCAAAAGCCTCGGGGAGGTCATAGAGACTCTCCTGCTCGTGAAGTCCACATATCCCTACCCCGCAGGCTGTGGACCGGCGAACGTGAGCTATTACATGGCTGACTACCTCAAGGAAGAGCTCGATACCGGAATACTCGTGAGCAGTGTTGACAGTGCTGCTCAGCTTTTCAGCGACTTTCTGCTTTATGGCCCCATTGAAAGAGCCGAAATAGCATTCCAGAGTGCATACATTGTGGAGGAGATCAAAGAGGGTCTGAGCATGAAACTGCACGAATTCCTGGGTGGTAGCCATGATTGA
- a CDS encoding ATPase domain-containing protein → MRLLSTGIRGLDAMLGGGIPEGYFVSVIGFFGTGKTTLGLHFINEGFSEGDSCLIISFDEDEESILATAENYGMDFSSGGGSIQVIKLDPLEVKKRFESFENELRHMFEKIMPARILVDSITVLETLFDDAGRYSFLSKLRGLLKSINATAVVTSECDKDNPLRSKFGILEYVSDGMISMRIYRENELEEATLAIEVLKMRRRAHMRIPRPYAISSSGIEVFLESELI, encoded by the coding sequence ATGAGGTTGCTTTCCACGGGAATACGGGGACTGGATGCCATGCTTGGAGGAGGAATCCCCGAAGGCTATTTTGTTTCGGTAATCGGATTTTTTGGGACAGGTAAGACGACCCTGGGGTTGCATTTTATAAATGAGGGCTTCTCAGAGGGTGATAGCTGTCTGATCATAAGTTTCGACGAGGATGAGGAGAGCATTCTGGCCACAGCAGAAAACTATGGCATGGACTTTTCATCGGGCGGTGGAAGCATACAGGTTATAAAACTCGACCCTCTTGAGGTCAAGAAGAGATTTGAAAGTTTTGAAAATGAACTCAGACACATGTTCGAAAAGATAATGCCAGCAAGGATACTCGTGGACTCCATAACAGTTCTGGAAACACTCTTTGATGATGCAGGAAGGTACTCCTTCCTCTCAAAACTAAGAGGCCTTCTGAAATCGATAAACGCCACTGCAGTGGTCACTTCTGAGTGCGATAAGGATAACCCCCTCAGGTCAAAGTTTGGCATCCTCGAATATGTCTCTGACGGAATGATCTCTATGAGAATATACAGGGAAAACGAGCTTGAAGAGGCCACACTTGCAATCGAGGTTCTGAAGATGAGGAGAAGGGCACACATGCGCATTCCAAGGCCGTATGCCATATCTTCATCGGGGATCGAGGTATTCCTTGAATCAGAATTGATCTGA
- a CDS encoding cytochrome c3 family protein yields MKRTTLLFFVIVLAVVVPMCSQSYEKAPEKTPVPEQTPLSDVQKSVTPTPAPETGTDYGSTAPELEGPVCENCHLNSKRQYVPQADKVEGHLDGTEFCQYCHTKGDDVVRELGNLHHSKYSDCTKCHVDYDLEKMDCGSCHAYPDPFEPSNGNLLKIHLSRGVGCKDCHGTDFLRIHQDKKIFPDKFGIES; encoded by the coding sequence ATGAAACGAACCACTCTTTTATTTTTTGTCATAGTGCTCGCAGTTGTTGTACCAATGTGCTCCCAGAGCTATGAAAAAGCCCCAGAGAAAACTCCTGTCCCAGAACAGACTCCCCTCAGTGATGTTCAGAAGTCTGTGACTCCAACTCCTGCTCCAGAGACCGGTACAGACTATGGAAGCACTGCTCCGGAACTGGAAGGTCCAGTCTGTGAAAACTGCCATCTGAACAGCAAGAGACAGTATGTTCCGCAGGCGGACAAGGTCGAGGGACATCTGGACGGTACAGAATTCTGCCAGTACTGCCATACCAAGGGTGATGACGTGGTCAGAGAGCTGGGCAATCTTCACCACTCAAAATACTCGGACTGCACCAAGTGCCATGTGGATTATGATCTCGAGAAAATGGACTGTGGTTCTTGCCATGCATATCCTGACCCCTTTGAGCCGAGCAATGGCAATTTGCTGAAGATACACCTGAGCAGGGGTGTGGGCTGCAAGGACTGCCATGGGACTGATTTTCTCAGAATTCACCAGGACAAAAAGATTTTCCCGGACAAATTCGGCATTGAAAGCTGA
- a CDS encoding 4Fe-4S binding protein has product MMSGGIEITFCRQCKNALADLKIIEAEIEETAKRADWKVRKSHEKIKAGISACPNACAAPQIKDFGALAFIIPEVDRKRCTACGMCVQACRENAIELEEYPVFSEKCIGCGDCMRACPSEAISGQVKFRILAGGKLGRHPRFAEEVLIADDTNSIADVFSQIVKISMENKMRFSHIPGCVDILKKRIRG; this is encoded by the coding sequence ATGATGTCAGGTGGAATAGAAATAACATTCTGCAGACAGTGTAAAAACGCCCTCGCAGACCTGAAAATCATCGAAGCAGAGATCGAAGAAACTGCAAAGAGGGCTGACTGGAAAGTCAGGAAAAGCCATGAGAAAATAAAAGCAGGTATTTCGGCATGCCCGAACGCGTGTGCAGCCCCACAAATAAAGGATTTCGGAGCTTTGGCATTCATAATTCCTGAAGTCGACAGAAAGAGATGCACAGCATGTGGAATGTGTGTGCAGGCATGCAGAGAAAACGCCATAGAACTGGAGGAGTACCCTGTTTTCAGCGAAAAATGCATAGGGTGCGGGGACTGCATGAGAGCCTGTCCTTCGGAAGCCATAAGCGGGCAGGTGAAGTTCAGGATTCTTGCCGGTGGAAAGCTCGGCAGACATCCACGGTTTGCAGAAGAAGTGCTGATAGCTGACGATACCAACAGCATAGCTGATGTCTTCAGCCAGATTGTGAAAATCAGCATGGAGAACAAAATGCGCTTCAGCCATATTCCCGGCTGTGTGGATATTCTGAAGAAAAGGATAAGGGGCTGA
- a CDS encoding DUF7504 family protein, producing the protein MSELSVNSVKALGNKLFSNIKSEKEVVLLNVAPSLYFKALNEVMRLLTAAGEGIYIALNKPCASLDKQLRKAGIFTENIRYVDCNTRQFGGHELEDPRYVFLESPNPVQVIVTVDRLLRELNSDFKFVYIDSLSTFTLYKSQESLVKFLRQLTGKTRIHGTFCVITVLENEIDPQHLSQLSLLCDSLIEVR; encoded by the coding sequence ATGTCTGAGCTGTCCGTGAACTCTGTCAAAGCCCTCGGAAATAAGCTTTTCAGCAATATCAAGTCTGAAAAAGAAGTTGTTCTGCTGAATGTAGCGCCGTCTCTATACTTCAAAGCTTTAAACGAGGTCATGAGGCTCTTAACGGCGGCAGGAGAGGGAATATATATTGCTCTCAATAAACCCTGTGCCTCTCTGGATAAACAGCTCAGGAAAGCCGGGATTTTCACTGAGAATATCAGGTATGTTGATTGCAATACAAGGCAGTTTGGAGGCCACGAGCTGGAAGACCCGAGGTATGTTTTTCTGGAATCCCCAAACCCTGTTCAGGTTATAGTGACGGTTGACAGACTTCTCAGAGAGCTGAATTCGGATTTTAAGTTCGTGTACATAGATTCCCTTTCGACATTTACTTTGTACAAGTCTCAGGAATCGCTGGTTAAGTTTCTGAGGCAGCTTACCGGGAAGACAAGAATCCACGGAACGTTCTGTGTCATTACTGTTCTGGAGAATGAGATCGATCCCCAGCATCTCTCCCAGCTCTCTCTTCTGTGTGATTCGCTGATAGAGGTGAGGTAA